A window of the Bacteroidota bacterium genome harbors these coding sequences:
- a CDS encoding ketoacyl-ACP synthase III: MKKMKAAITGVSCWLPEDKLTNADIEKMVDTTNEWILDRSGVSERRILRDPDKASAYMGAEAAKKLLKKMNIDPLSVDLIICSTATPDHQFPATANIIADMIGATRSWSFDVMGACSGFIYALNVGKQFIETGAHKKVLVVGADKMSSIVDYTDRRTCILFGDGAGCLLLEPDDSGNGIVDARMYTDGSGTAQLIQPAGGSLHPASEETLRNKQHFITMNGQGVFKLAVVKMADVAEEMMMRNGLTSKDIAFLVPHQANKRIIDATANRMGVGHEKVMLNIQKYGNTTTATLPICLTEWENQLKKGDNLILTTFGAGFTWGGMFVKWAYDGKAAAEKENAFAKDVAVV, from the coding sequence ATGAAGAAGATGAAAGCTGCCATAACCGGCGTTTCCTGCTGGTTGCCCGAAGACAAACTCACAAATGCCGATATCGAAAAAATGGTCGATACCACCAATGAGTGGATTCTCGACAGGAGCGGCGTGAGCGAAAGAAGAATCCTGCGCGATCCCGATAAAGCTTCCGCATACATGGGCGCAGAAGCAGCAAAAAAACTTTTAAAAAAAATGAACATCGATCCGCTCTCGGTCGATCTCATCATCTGTTCCACCGCCACTCCCGATCACCAGTTTCCTGCAACTGCAAATATCATTGCAGATATGATTGGCGCTACACGCTCCTGGAGCTTCGATGTGATGGGTGCATGCTCCGGTTTTATTTACGCGCTTAATGTGGGAAAACAATTCATCGAGACCGGTGCGCATAAAAAAGTTCTTGTGGTTGGCGCCGATAAAATGTCGAGCATTGTTGACTACACCGATCGCCGCACGTGCATTCTCTTCGGCGACGGAGCAGGATGTCTGCTGCTTGAACCCGATGATTCCGGAAATGGAATTGTAGATGCCAGAATGTACACCGATGGTTCGGGAACTGCTCAACTCATTCAACCGGCCGGTGGAAGTTTGCATCCTGCTTCGGAAGAAACATTGAGGAATAAACAACATTTCATTACCATGAATGGTCAGGGAGTTTTTAAACTCGCTGTTGTAAAAATGGCAGATGTTGCCGAAGAAATGATGATGCGCAACGGACTTACTTCAAAAGATATTGCATTTCTTGTTCCGCACCAGGCGAACAAACGCATCATTGATGCCACTGCAAACCGCATGGGAGTTGGCCACGAGAAAGTGATGCTGAATATTCAGAAATACGGCAACACTACGACGGCAACACTTCCTATTTGTCTCACGGAATGGGAAAACCAATTGAAGAAAGGTGATAATTTAATTCTCACCACGTTCGGCGCAGGATTTACCTGGGGAGGAATGTTCGTGAAGTGGGCGTATGATGGAAAAGCTGCTGCAGAAAAAGAAAATGCATTTGCGAAAGATGTAGCGGTGGTGTGA
- a CDS encoding ABC transporter permease: MLFLNLLRESFLFALNALRVNRLRTVLSLLGITIGIFAIIAVFTAVDSMANKIKTSVQSLGQNVVFIQKWPWFTKGDYAWWKYMNRPVMKIDEADELTRRLTGASAVVYTVNNKSTAHYQTSYVENVTIVGTTFGYNRVKNFDLSSGRYFTEQEFANGRAVVLIGANVASALFRDEDPLEKSILMMGRKMTVIGVFKAEGESMVGNSSDDQVVMPLDFARTMMDAEKDELDPYIMVRAKDGVTTPELKDELTGVMRSLRRLKPEEEDNYALNEVSVLSQPLESLFGVIGTTGWIIGAFSILVGGFGIANIMFVSVRERTSQIGIQKSLGAKSWFILMQFLAESVVLCMLGGFIGLILDYVLVLIANKTLDYGFILSTANISLGITISILIGIISGFIPAYSAAQLDPVEAIRSNS, from the coding sequence ATGCTTTTTCTCAACCTGCTTCGTGAAAGTTTCCTGTTTGCGCTCAATGCACTTCGGGTGAACCGGCTTCGCACCGTTCTTTCGCTGCTCGGAATTACCATTGGTATTTTCGCGATCATCGCGGTTTTCACGGCAGTCGATTCGATGGCGAACAAGATCAAAACGAGTGTGCAGTCGCTGGGGCAGAACGTGGTTTTCATTCAGAAATGGCCGTGGTTTACCAAGGGTGATTATGCCTGGTGGAAATACATGAACCGGCCGGTGATGAAGATCGATGAGGCGGATGAACTTACACGCCGGCTTACCGGAGCATCGGCAGTAGTGTACACGGTGAATAATAAATCGACGGCGCATTACCAGACTTCCTATGTGGAAAATGTGACGATCGTGGGAACTACTTTCGGTTATAACCGTGTAAAAAATTTCGATCTCTCTTCGGGAAGATATTTCACCGAGCAGGAATTTGCTAACGGCCGTGCGGTGGTGCTCATAGGCGCGAATGTAGCGAGCGCGCTTTTCCGCGATGAAGATCCGCTGGAAAAAAGTATTCTCATGATGGGAAGAAAAATGACAGTGATCGGCGTGTTCAAAGCAGAAGGAGAAAGTATGGTGGGCAATAGTTCTGACGACCAGGTGGTGATGCCGCTTGATTTTGCAAGGACGATGATGGATGCGGAGAAAGATGAACTTGATCCTTACATCATGGTGCGTGCGAAAGACGGGGTGACGACTCCGGAACTGAAGGATGAACTCACGGGTGTGATGCGGAGTTTGCGCCGTCTGAAACCGGAAGAAGAAGATAATTATGCATTGAACGAAGTGAGTGTACTGAGTCAGCCGCTGGAAAGTTTATTCGGTGTGATCGGGACCACGGGATGGATCATTGGAGCATTTTCGATTCTTGTCGGCGGATTCGGCATTGCGAATATCATGTTCGTTTCGGTGCGCGAACGCACTTCTCAAATAGGAATTCAGAAATCGCTGGGAGCAAAAAGCTGGTTCATACTCATGCAATTTCTTGCGGAGAGCGTGGTGTTGTGTATGCTTGGCGGATTCATCGGGCTTATTCTCGATTACGTGCTGGTGCTGATCGCGAATAAAACGCTGGATTACGGATTCATTCTTTCGACAGCGAATATTTCATTGGGAATAACCATTTCCATTCTCATCGGAATTATTTCCGGATTCATTCCTGCGTATTCGGCAGCGCAGCTTGATCCGGTGGAAGCGATTAGAAGTAATTCTTAA
- the purH gene encoding bifunctional phosphoribosylaminoimidazolecarboxamide formyltransferase/IMP cyclohydrolase, translated as MSSTKKIKNALISVYFKDQLEPIIRKLDELGVGLFSTGGTQTFIEQLGVKVTPVEKLTSYPSILGGRVKTLHPKIFGGILSRRELDSDVAQLEEYSIPEIDLVIVDLYPFEQTVASGANDQDIIEKIDIGGISLIRAGAKNFHDVLIVSSRNDYADLLALLNKNNGSTEAEDRKKFAARAFAVSSNYDSAIFNWFNRGGEIPAFRHAANGGSSLRYGENPHQQGKFFGELTAMFDQLAGKELSYNNLLDIDAAVNLIADFSETTFAILKHNNACGCATRKTVMEAWNAALAGDPVSAFGGILVCNRPIDEAAAAEITKIFYEVIIAPSYEPKALEILKQKQNRIILVQKSVILPQAQFRSLLNGVITQDKDLRTESPADMKPVTKAVPSEKEFRDLVFANKLVKHTKSNTIVLAKDLQLLASGTGQTSRVDALKQAIAKTQQFGFELDGAVMASDAFFPFPDCVEIANGVGIRAVVQPGGSIKDKDSISFCDQHNLAMVFTGTRHFKH; from the coding sequence ATGAGCAGTACGAAGAAGATCAAGAACGCACTCATTTCAGTTTATTTCAAAGATCAACTGGAACCCATCATCCGCAAACTGGACGAACTCGGTGTTGGATTATTTTCCACCGGCGGAACGCAGACTTTCATTGAACAACTCGGCGTGAAAGTAACGCCGGTAGAAAAACTCACTTCTTATCCTTCTATTCTCGGTGGCAGAGTGAAAACACTTCACCCGAAAATTTTCGGTGGCATTCTCAGCCGGCGCGAACTTGATTCTGATGTTGCACAACTCGAAGAATATTCCATTCCGGAAATTGATCTGGTCATCGTCGATCTTTATCCGTTCGAACAAACGGTTGCATCGGGAGCGAATGACCAGGACATCATCGAGAAGATCGACATCGGCGGCATCTCGCTCATCCGTGCGGGCGCGAAAAATTTTCACGATGTGCTCATCGTCTCTTCAAGAAATGATTACGCCGATCTGCTTGCACTGCTGAATAAAAATAACGGAAGCACCGAAGCAGAAGACCGGAAAAAATTTGCTGCCCGCGCTTTCGCTGTTTCTTCCAATTACGATTCTGCCATTTTCAACTGGTTCAATCGCGGCGGAGAAATTCCTGCTTTCCGTCATGCTGCGAATGGCGGAAGTTCACTTCGCTACGGGGAGAATCCGCATCAGCAGGGGAAATTTTTCGGCGAACTCACCGCCATGTTCGATCAGCTTGCCGGCAAAGAACTTTCTTACAACAATCTTCTCGACATTGACGCCGCTGTCAACCTCATTGCAGATTTCAGTGAAACAACATTTGCAATTTTAAAACACAACAACGCCTGCGGATGTGCGACGAGAAAAACAGTGATGGAAGCATGGAATGCGGCGCTCGCCGGCGATCCTGTTTCTGCCTTCGGCGGAATCTTAGTTTGCAATCGCCCCATCGATGAGGCCGCTGCTGCTGAGATCACGAAAATATTTTACGAAGTGATCATCGCTCCATCGTACGAGCCGAAAGCACTGGAAATTCTGAAGCAGAAACAAAACCGGATCATTCTCGTACAAAAATCAGTAATCCTGCCTCAGGCGCAATTCCGTTCATTGCTGAATGGAGTCATCACCCAGGACAAAGATCTTCGTACCGAATCTCCCGCGGATATGAAACCTGTAACAAAAGCAGTTCCGTCCGAAAAAGAATTCCGCGATCTTGTTTTCGCAAACAAACTCGTGAAGCACACGAAGTCGAATACCATTGTGCTCGCGAAAGATCTTCAACTGCTCGCCAGCGGAACAGGTCAAACCTCGCGCGTGGATGCGCTCAAGCAGGCGATCGCCAAAACACAACAATTCGGTTTTGAACTCGACGGCGCAGTCATGGCTTCCGACGCATTTTTTCCGTTTCCCGATTGCGTGGAGATCGCAAACGGAGTTGGAATTCGCGCCGTGGTGCAACCCGGCGGATCCATAAAGGATAAAGATTCAATTTCATTCTGTGATCAGCATAACCTTGCTATGGTTTTCACAGGAACAAGACATTTTAAACACTAA